The Nicotiana sylvestris chromosome 6, ASM39365v2, whole genome shotgun sequence genomic sequence AACTAGGAATTGTTCTGAAACACCTCCTTTAAGAATATAAAGTCCATATGCCTCTCTACCAATATCCTTCACCTGACCACTATAAAGATCCTGAAAAATACAAAAGTCAGGAAAGAAGCCTACCATACACTTTAGTTCCTTGGTGAGTTATGAAACTGAGAGTAAATTGAACTTAAAATCTGGAATGTAGAGCACATTAGAAATCTTTTGATTGTCCAACACAGATGTACTCCTTGTGTGTGAAATTTGCACTGCATTACCATTAGGAAGATGCACTATATTTTTCTGTGTTGTAGAAAGTGACTTATGTGTTTGTAGTAACTCAAGTCTAGATGtcatgtgatttgaggtttcagTATCAATTATCCAATCACTATTGATACACTGAGACACAAATGCATTCACATGAGTTAGAATACCTGCAGCAGCTATTTTGCTAGATGAGCCAGAACCTTCTGCACTTCCTTTGGAAAGCATTTGAACAATCTTTTGGTATTGTTCCTGAGTAAAGAATGGTTGTGTCTATGTCATTTGTGGTGGTACAGAATTAGCTGAAGTGAATCCCTTTTGACAATGAGACCCAGTGTTCAGTTGACTTTCATAGCTGGTGTGCTCATCCTCTGTTGAACTTTGAATTACCTACAAAATTAGCATAAAGTCTAGGTGCACTTCCCTTTCTTTTTGACTTAAAATCAGGTGGATAGCCTATTAGCTTGAAGCAATTCTCTTTGGTATGTCCTTTGTAATGACAATAATCATACTGAACATTATTCTTTCTTTGTCTATAACCTCCACTGGTGACATTTGAACATTTGTTCCCATACAGGGCAGTGCTCTCTAGACCTTCTGCAAGCTTTGTAACCTGGGCCATGCTTGCCAGATTTCTTTGACTTTCTTGATCAACAAGAAGTAAATAAGGCTTGTTAGTAGTAGGTACTGGAGTCATCATCATAATCTGACTTCTGGATTGTGCATAGGAATCATTCAAGCCAGTAAAAAACTGCAGCAGTCTTTAAGCCTCAAAGTGCTGAGCATATAGCTTGGACTCAGGACATGGACACCCTGGGCAAGACATTAGAGCATCAAACTCATCCTATAAATCTCTCAGTTTTGAGAAGTAATCTGATACAATCATGGTTCCTTGAGTCAAATTGTGCATTTCTCTATGAAGAAACAGTACTCTAGAGCCATTCACTTTGTCGAATCTTTCTTTTAGATCTTCCCACACCTTATGAGCAGTAAATGCATATAGAACACTACTCAACAGACCAGATCTCACTGCATTCATTATCCATGACAACACAACAACATTGACCTTTTCCCACAGATCATGAAGTTCTGGTTCGAATTTAGACTTTGGAAACCTTCCATCAACAAAACCTAACTTACTTTTACCTAACAGACCAATTCTCATAGCACGACTCCACAAGGCATAGTTATCAGATCCAGTCAATTGAATAGAGACTAGAGAACTACCTGGTGTGTCTGTTGGTTGTAGGTATAGGGGTGATTGTGATCTATAGAAGGAAATGACGAACCGGAACCAGTAGCTGATGTACGAGTTGTTGTATTATCTTCTTCAGTGCCAATCGCCATTGTAAACTTCactttgaattgaaaaaaatacaaacccTAGCTTCGATTTTGTGATTACTCTAAGACAATTTTGCACCTAATTTTGCAAAAAAATTGAAGTAATTTAGAAGCAGAGAGTAGAAATCAGAAAAGAGAATTGAGACGACGATAGCCTAGATCATTGTCGGTGGCTCTAATACCATATTAGCTGCCATGGACAAAGTTCTGAAGCTCAGATAGAAGATGAACTGAAGCAGTAAAGAAGAGAAGGAAGGGaacactgttccattgaatttttgagaaaaaatgaCTATTGTACATTTAAGCTAAGATAAGAAGATATTTATATCTTCTTAAGACTACTAACTAACCAATTTAGTTAGTGACTACAATAACAGTTAACTACAGTTAATTATAGCTTGTCTACTTAATCCTTCAACAGATAGGCAATACGTAATGGCTATCTCATTTGTTGTCCTTTCTATATTGTTTGCTCATGCTGAAAAGATTGATTTTGCAAATTTGTAATTAATAAGCCCACAAGCTACGACCCAAAATCGAGAATGAAAGCGGCTCATAATAACGtaccaaaaagaaaaatatgagAAATTCATATTCTCCAAAAGACAAAAGTGTCATGCTAGACATCGAGCAATTAGATTGTTTGTGATTAGCAAAGCTTCGGTGTCGTTTAGATTGTCCTTTTTAAAAAGTTTTCTTTTATACTAAATCCAAATCAAATgagtattgtcacacctcctttttccgtccccgcgaggggggaaggagtttttccaattaaaggacaatcgaaacgagatttgtttgtttatttcagagtcgccacttgggagatttagggtgtcccaagtcaccattttaatcccgaatcgaggaaaagaatgactctgtattacagtccgcgaaccagaaatccggataaggaattctgttaacttcgggagaaggtattaggcattcccgagttccgtggttctagcacggtcgctcaactgtcatattcggcttgtttatctgattttatacaattatgagctcatgtgcaagttttaacttttaaccgctttcgtcattattattatatattttttcaagaattgcaacatcatggaaatacatctccaaccacgtcacatcaatgcacccgtggttgttggcacatttcaactctgttgagatttggatttgggtcacataaatgtgcacccgagttttaagaaaattaaattattaaaaggcgtgcctaaagcgactagcgtatcatttactttgggtagggccgtgaaattttgctaaacggtccatcccgaagtctaagcaattttaaagcaaatatttaccgagggccccacaattttgtatttttattcggtgaggctcatctcattcttattttttaaaggaatttgcaacgtcatggacatgcatctcggaccacgtcacaatcaatgtacccgtgattagagacacatttcgactccgttgagatttggatttgggtcacataaatgtgcacccgagtttaagaatgtaatttaattaaatcgcgtctaaagagtctaacgcgttattatctttggggaaggcagtgaaattcactaaacagaccatcccgaattctaagtatttattatgaccaattattgagggccccgcaatttgcatttttatttggcgaggctcgtctcattatttatttttttaaaaaggataatcttagaatgactacatttttttattttttcgtttttctctaaaataaatgaagaaaatgtcctactttatttacatactttcgagttattatagttaagtttcgaaagtgagtcgtttaaagagtttacatgggcagcgcatagaatgttctacatacagacaataaaagaaagaaaagactacattaaactactgtgagcacgtgatttttgtttcgcacggcaatcgctccaaaaaagaaataaaaaataataattggccctgcggtacaatttcggattttctgtgcggcaccttgttgatttatttgtgacttcggcccatttttatttatttactttattaaaataaaattcaaaaaatatatgtgtcctgcataattcaaaccgtaatccggtcgttaaatagaaaatcatgaataggcattttcgtccgtgattttatttggtttgactgtacctgttttgaaatattttagtgtgtgtgcaaaaaattgtattgagtgtgtatttaattttaatttgatttttggcttagttttgtttttaaaataaataagaaaaaggaaataaataaaataataaaaaaaaagaagaaaaaagaaagggtccctttattcttccggatttgggccaattttaacaaaattggcccaaacaaacagcccaagacccaggcctgcccggtccaggccacctgatgcccaggacgtccaaacgacaacgttttggtccagtgtgatctgggccgttgatctcagagtgatcaacggccaagatcaattccccataacccatcaataaacccgacccatcttacccggaccgaccccaaccctttacccttgaaacgacaccgttccacttaagc encodes the following:
- the LOC138870536 gene encoding uncharacterized protein, giving the protein MAIGTEEDNTTTRTSATGSDTPGSSLVSIQLTGSDNYALWSRAMRIGLLGKSKLGFVDGRFPKSKFEPELHDLWEKVNVVVLSWIMNAVRSGLLSSVLYAFTAHKVWEDLKERFDKVNGSRVLFLHREMHNLTQGTMIVSDYFSKLRDL